From Pyxicephalus adspersus chromosome 7, UCB_Pads_2.0, whole genome shotgun sequence, a single genomic window includes:
- the LOC140335764 gene encoding gamma-crystallin B-like produces the protein MGKIVFFEDRNFQGRSHECSTDSSELNSFFSRCNSIQVENGNWMIYERPNYTGQQYFVKKGDYPDCQHWSGLSDSIRSCRLIPQHCGAFRLRIYEREDFRGQMMEFTEDCPHVNEEFNYHDIHSCNVLEGNWIFYEQPNYRGRQYLLKSGEYRRFTDWGAMNARVGSFRRISDLY, from the exons ATgggaaag ATCGTCTTCTTCGAGGACAGAAACTTCCAGGGCCGCTCTCATGAGTGCAGCACTGACAGCTCAGAACTAAACTCATTCTTCAGTCGCTGCAACTCTATCCAAGTTGAGAATGGAAATTGGATGATTTATGAACGTCCCAACTATACTGGGCAGCAGTACTTTGTAAAGAAGGGAGATTATCCTGACTGTCAGCACTGGTCTGGTCTGAGTGATTCCATCAGGTCCTGCCGTTTAATCCCCCAG CACTGTGGCGCCTTCAGACTCAGGATCTATGAGAGAGAAGACTTCAGAGGTCAGATGATGGAGTTCACTGAAGATTGCCCCCATGTGAATGAAGAATTCAATTATCATGACATCCACTCTTGCAATGTTCTTGAAGGGAACTGGATCTTCTACGAACAACCCAATTACAGGGGACGTCAGTATCTCCTAAAAAGTGGGGAATACAGGAGATTTACTGATTGGGGAGCCATGAATGCCAGGGTTGGCTCATTTAGACGCATCTCTGATTTGTACTGA
- the LOC140335765 gene encoding gamma-crystallin D-like, protein MGKIIFFEDRNFQGRSYECSSDSSDLHQHVGQCNSIRVENGCWMIYERPNYTGHQYYLQKGEYPEYQRWMGFNDCVRSCRMIQPHRGSQQIKIFEKEDFKGQMKEFSSDCSNVQEELQYNNIHSCNVLQGNWIFYEEPNYKGRQYLLRPGEYRKFSDWGAVNGKVGSFRPILDTY, encoded by the exons ATGGGAAAG atcATCTTTTTCGAGGACAGAAACTTCCAGGGACGTTCCTATGAATGTAGCTCAGACTCCTCTGATCTGCATCAACATGTAGGCCAGTGTAATTCCATCCGTGTGGAGAATGGCTGTTGGATGATCTACGAGCGCCCTAATTACACAGGGCACCAATATTACCTGCAGAAGGGAGAGTATCCCGAGTACCAGAGATGGATGGGATTTAATGACTGTGTCAGATCATGTCGCATGATTCAACCA cacagaggttcccagcaaataaaaatctttgaGAAAGAGGATTTTAAAGGTCAGATGAAGGAATTCTCCAGTGATTGTTCCAATGTCCAAGAAGAACTCCAGTATAATAATATCCACTCTTGCAACGTCCTCCAGGGGAACTGGATCTTCTACGAGGAGCCCAATTACAAAGGAAGACAGTATCTCTTGAGACCTGGAGAGTACAGGAAATTTAGTGACTGGGGTGCTGTGAATGGCAAAGTTGGCTCATTCAGACCCATCCTGGATACTTATTAA